TTTGTTGACAGCTGTCGGAATAAGTCGGGGCGCAATTATTGCACGatgagaatttgaaaactttatcTAATCTCTGTCTTGCTGTTGATGTATATCTCTCCTGGGTGCAATCGGGTAGAGGACTAAGTAGTGCGCGTAGCCTTTCTTCCGTATATCCTTGAGAACCTCAAATTTGTGAAGGATGACAATGGGCGATGAGACCCCAGTTACATCACTCGTCCTTCCCGTAATATTACGTCCGATATTATCGAAGGTATTTACTGTgacctttttatttttgccttTCAAGGGTCAACCTGTTAACCTCTAAATCGTATAATAACACGTTAATCGTTCTCGCCACGATTGCGTCTGGATATACCTGCAAAGACTAtctattttgcaatttctaaTCAAGGGATTCCAAAGTGATCGCATTACTTTTTTACGTACAGCTGGAACGGCAAAATGTAAGCGCTGCACAGACTTTACGTGCGGCTCTCTCAAAGGCAGAGAGTTCACACCCTGGAATTACGCATGATCTCGTCTTGGGGATTGTGCGCCGAGCTGATCTCAACCTCAATATGAATGAAAGCATTCTACGACTACAAGGGGTTGCTTCTGACATTGATGGTGTGTGAATAAACATAGTAAATTTATAACTTCGCCATGACACATCCAAATATTCTTAATTATACacaatattataaattgttttcagtAGTTGAGTATCGCTTAGCTCGGTCAGAGGATGCCTTCCAAGAATTAAACCGGAAGTCTGCTTCgctgaagaaaattttgagtAGGATCCCTGATGAAATAACTGATCGGAAAACATTTCTCGAAACGATTAAGTGAGTGATCTCCAGGTACATtaactgaaaattattcaagaaatatgTGCTTAGTTGCTCAATCGTTTCTGTGCAGAGAGATTGCTAGCGCAATCAAGAAGCTCCTGGATGCTGTAAATGAGGTTGCTGGGTTCATACCAGGATCAGCAGGAAAGCAGGCTTTGGAACAGCGCAAACGAGAGTTTGTAAAGTACAGTAAAAGATTCAGCAACACattaaaagaatatttcaagGAAGGGCAgtaagtgttttttttttgttactaatCAAGTCGTGGAATGAGCAA
This is a stretch of genomic DNA from Neodiprion fabricii isolate iyNeoFabr1 chromosome 2, iyNeoFabr1.1, whole genome shotgun sequence. It encodes these proteins:
- the LOC124176122 gene encoding programmed cell death protein 10 isoform X2 produces the protein MTMGDETPVTSLVLPVILRPILSKLERQNVSAAQTLRAALSKAESSHPGITHDLVLGIVRRADLNLNMNESILRLQGVASDIDVEYRLARSEDAFQELNRKSASLKKILSRIPDEITDRKTFLETIKEIASAIKKLLDAVNEVAGFIPGSAGKQALEQRKREFVKYSKRFSNTLKEYFKEGHFRHSFQSKRSLCECALLDSSDEYDNGYSQE
- the LOC124176122 gene encoding programmed cell death protein 10 isoform X4, whose translation is MTMGDETPVTSLVLPVILRPILSKLERQNVSAAQTLRAALSKAESSHPGITHDLVLGIVRRADLNLNMNESILRLQGVASDIDVEYRLARSEDAFQELNRKSASLKKILSRIPDEITDRKTFLETIKEIASAIKKLLDAVNEVAGFIPGSAGKQALEQRKREFVKYSKRFSNTLKEYFKEGQANAVFVSALYLIHQTNMIMVTVKNKCE
- the LOC124176122 gene encoding programmed cell death protein 10 isoform X1, whose product is MTMGDETPVTSLVLPVILRPILSKLERQNVSAAQTLRAALSKAESSHPGITHDLVLGIVRRADLNLNMNESILRLQGVASDIDVVEYRLARSEDAFQELNRKSASLKKILSRIPDEITDRKTFLETIKEIASAIKKLLDAVNEVAGFIPGSAGKQALEQRKREFVKYSKRFSNTLKEYFKEGHFRHSFQSKRSLCECALLDSSDEYDNGYSQE
- the LOC124176122 gene encoding programmed cell death protein 10 isoform X3 codes for the protein MTMGDETPVTSLVLPVILRPILSKLERQNVSAAQTLRAALSKAESSHPGITHDLVLGIVRRADLNLNMNESILRLQGVASDIDVVEYRLARSEDAFQELNRKSASLKKILSRIPDEITDRKTFLETIKEIASAIKKLLDAVNEVAGFIPGSAGKQALEQRKREFVKYSKRFSNTLKEYFKEGQANAVFVSALYLIHQTNMIMVTVKNKCE